The Prosthecobacter algae genome has a segment encoding these proteins:
- a CDS encoding GspE/PulE family protein yields the protein MKNIRQALVQCLEASGGSGIPLPTATPSSSVVNQLLDTGALDEESFLSQLAVRLGLGYVSMPLPDSADAPEMKRLLPPRVALKHRLLPLKIEEEEGGARKLIVAAYDPFDLIGRQAVSREVDAPVRWQIAPRKRLLNAMRDFYGVGADTFEEILKGRDVDGSDLEQRDEANIIDADDEEASVVKFVNTVIREALEQQATDIHVEPMEDKLRMRYRIDGRLREVPVPENIKQLQQSVIARLKVMAKLDIAERRLPQDGRISLQIAGQLIDVRVATIPSVEGESISLRLLGQEKFNLDKLRMETDLRGEIEVLLKKPNGIILVTGPTGSGKSTTLYTFLSQLNTEHRRIVTIEDPVENKLPGVVQIAVRPEIELTFATGLRSILRGDPNVVMVGEMRDLETAEIAIRAALTGHLVFSTLHTNNAIGGIMRLVDMGVEPFLVATSVRAFIAQRLVRLLCNSCREPEPEAEMKLRELKYTGPIRTQVYRAKEGGCEACRHTGYKGRMSIYELVRLTPAMGELITHKASSAQLMQQAYKDGYRPMREYGVRKVLDGNTTIEEVISVTVAESEQ from the coding sequence ATGAAAAATATCCGCCAAGCCTTGGTCCAATGTCTGGAGGCCTCAGGCGGCTCCGGCATTCCCCTGCCGACTGCCACGCCGAGTTCCTCGGTGGTGAATCAGCTCCTCGATACGGGTGCCCTGGATGAAGAATCCTTTCTCTCCCAGCTCGCTGTGCGTTTGGGGCTGGGCTACGTCTCGATGCCGCTGCCAGACAGTGCGGATGCACCGGAGATGAAGCGGCTGCTGCCGCCGCGTGTCGCCCTGAAACATCGACTGCTGCCATTGAAGATCGAGGAAGAGGAAGGCGGTGCCCGGAAGCTCATCGTGGCGGCTTATGATCCCTTTGATCTCATCGGTCGCCAAGCCGTATCCCGCGAGGTGGATGCGCCGGTACGCTGGCAGATCGCCCCGCGTAAACGTTTGCTCAATGCGATGCGCGACTTTTACGGCGTGGGTGCGGACACCTTTGAAGAGATCCTGAAAGGGCGTGATGTGGACGGCTCTGACCTGGAGCAGCGGGACGAGGCGAACATCATCGATGCCGATGACGAAGAGGCCTCGGTCGTGAAGTTTGTGAACACGGTGATTCGTGAAGCCCTGGAGCAGCAGGCGACGGACATTCACGTGGAGCCCATGGAAGACAAACTGCGCATGCGCTACCGCATTGACGGACGTCTTCGCGAGGTGCCCGTGCCGGAAAACATCAAGCAACTCCAGCAGTCCGTGATCGCGCGTCTGAAGGTGATGGCCAAGCTGGACATCGCCGAGCGCCGCCTGCCGCAGGATGGTCGTATCAGCTTGCAGATCGCCGGTCAGCTCATTGACGTGCGTGTGGCCACCATCCCGAGCGTGGAAGGGGAGAGCATTTCGCTTCGTTTGTTAGGCCAGGAGAAGTTCAACCTGGACAAGTTGCGGATGGAAACGGACTTGCGGGGTGAAATTGAAGTACTCCTGAAAAAGCCCAACGGCATCATCCTGGTGACGGGGCCGACGGGTTCCGGTAAATCCACCACGCTTTATACTTTCCTCAGCCAGCTCAATACCGAGCATCGCCGCATCGTGACGATCGAGGATCCGGTGGAAAACAAACTGCCGGGCGTGGTGCAGATCGCCGTGCGACCTGAGATTGAGCTCACCTTTGCCACCGGCCTGCGCAGCATTTTGCGTGGTGACCCCAACGTGGTCATGGTGGGGGAAATGCGTGACCTGGAAACGGCGGAAATCGCCATCCGTGCCGCCTTGACGGGTCACTTGGTGTTCAGCACCCTACACACGAACAACGCCATCGGCGGCATCATGCGTCTGGTGGACATGGGCGTGGAGCCCTTCCTCGTCGCCACCTCCGTGCGTGCTTTCATCGCCCAGCGCCTCGTGCGTTTGCTGTGCAACTCTTGCCGCGAACCAGAGCCGGAGGCCGAGATGAAGCTGCGCGAGCTGAAGTACACTGGGCCCATCCGCACCCAGGTTTACCGGGCCAAAGAAGGTGGCTGCGAAGCCTGCCGCCACACGGGCTACAAAGGCCGAATGTCCATCTACGAACTCGTGCGCCTGACCCCTGCCATGGGCGAACTCATCACCCACAAGGCCAGCAGCGCCCAGCTCATGCAGCAGGCCTACAAGGACGGCTACCGCCCGATGCGTGAGTATGGCGTGCGCAAGGTCCTGGATGGCAACACCACGATCGAAGAAGTCATCAGCGTGACGGTGGCGGAGTCGGAGCAGTGA
- a CDS encoding acyltransferase family protein has protein sequence MTTSRNPSIDAFRLVCAYGVVFVHLAPCETYGDWVGRSFNILTVPFFIVTGLFFFIGKTHSALQTPGPLLPRLHFERLWVPYLSWTLLYLAMRLVKSRLQQTEMAFEWPQLLLYGGAGVQLYFLPLMLLCQGWVLGILLLRKRRHLLLAGVVLLVALAYACIGSVKNYDQFEEAVPRSLLYVLAAWLLHHVHASRRAVRANAWIGAVVSLAAVAAAGLDVIPSWLAWVAGPLAGYAISSAVLALPSIRSSSPLVLWALSSSYGIYLMHHGLIECLEVVMARSGFPLTPYDFYVKSLLVAPLVCLACIGLIGALRQSQHLRFFLLGEASPTRPR, from the coding sequence ATGACGACCTCCCGCAACCCCTCTATTGATGCTTTCAGGCTCGTGTGCGCCTACGGGGTTGTTTTTGTTCACCTGGCTCCCTGCGAGACTTATGGAGACTGGGTGGGGCGCTCGTTCAATATTCTGACGGTGCCCTTTTTTATCGTTACAGGGCTGTTCTTCTTTATTGGAAAGACACACTCGGCGCTTCAAACCCCTGGCCCCCTTCTGCCCCGCTTGCATTTCGAAAGGCTGTGGGTGCCCTACCTTTCATGGACCCTCCTCTATCTTGCCATGAGGCTTGTCAAAAGTCGTCTGCAGCAGACCGAGATGGCTTTCGAATGGCCGCAGCTTCTGCTGTATGGGGGAGCAGGCGTGCAGCTTTACTTTTTGCCATTGATGCTGCTGTGCCAGGGCTGGGTGCTGGGGATCCTTCTCCTCCGAAAACGTCGGCACCTGCTGCTCGCCGGGGTGGTGTTGCTGGTGGCATTGGCTTATGCCTGCATCGGCTCGGTGAAGAATTACGATCAGTTTGAGGAGGCTGTGCCGCGCAGCCTTTTGTACGTCTTGGCCGCTTGGCTGCTGCACCACGTGCACGCCTCCAGACGCGCCGTTAGGGCAAACGCCTGGATAGGCGCTGTTGTTTCTTTAGCGGCTGTTGCCGCTGCGGGGCTGGATGTGATCCCCTCTTGGCTAGCCTGGGTGGCTGGCCCCCTCGCAGGATACGCCATCAGCAGCGCCGTGCTGGCGCTTCCCTCCATTAGGTCCTCTTCACCCCTGGTCCTCTGGGCCTTGAGCTCCTCGTATGGCATTTACCTCATGCACCACGGACTCATTGAATGTCTGGAAGTGGTGATGGCCCGGAGCGGATTCCCTCTGACACCTTATGACTTCTATGTGAAATCGCTGCTGGTGGCCCCGCTGGTCTGTCTCGCCTGCATAGGGCTGATCGGCGCTCTTCGTCAAAGCCAGCACCTGCGTTTCTTTTTATTGGGAGAAGCCTCTCCCACAAGGCCTCGATGA
- a CDS encoding mannose-1-phosphate guanylyltransferase, whose product MSQPASPSRYALILAGGSGQRFWPVSRDALPKQLLKLFGDKTLLEMTVDRLEGVVPKENIVILTNKQQEATVRALLPFLPPENILAEPEKRDTAPAIALGVGWVVARDPSATMMVLPADHLIQNVAEFQKVLINAAMCAEAASSLVTVGIKPTWACPSYGYVERGKRASVLGVSEVAVYEVARFREKPNPDLAEHFIAQGNFTWNAGMFIWTIPAIFSELSRHCPALADFVSELRGSKDFCATVERQFSKLPKLSIDYALMERASRVLNIEATFDWDDVGNWTSVGRYLKCDPEGNQHNCAMTQMNASDNLVFSQTGQHIALLGVQDLIVVASKDAILITSRAQAESIKKMADLLPKELR is encoded by the coding sequence ATGAGTCAGCCTGCATCCCCCTCACGATACGCCCTCATTTTAGCTGGAGGTAGTGGCCAACGCTTCTGGCCGGTTAGCCGGGACGCCTTGCCAAAGCAGCTTCTGAAGCTGTTTGGCGACAAAACCCTGCTGGAAATGACGGTGGATCGTCTGGAAGGCGTAGTGCCGAAGGAAAACATCGTCATTCTGACCAACAAGCAGCAGGAGGCTACGGTGCGTGCCTTGCTACCTTTTTTGCCGCCTGAAAACATCCTGGCAGAGCCTGAGAAGCGGGACACCGCGCCAGCGATTGCTTTGGGCGTGGGCTGGGTGGTGGCTCGGGATCCTTCCGCCACGATGATGGTGCTGCCAGCGGATCATCTGATCCAGAACGTGGCGGAATTTCAGAAGGTGCTGATCAATGCCGCCATGTGTGCCGAGGCGGCGAGCAGCCTGGTGACAGTGGGCATCAAACCGACCTGGGCCTGCCCGAGCTACGGGTATGTGGAGCGCGGCAAGCGCGCCTCCGTCCTGGGGGTGAGTGAGGTGGCCGTGTATGAAGTGGCGAGGTTCCGGGAAAAGCCGAATCCAGACTTGGCTGAGCACTTCATTGCCCAGGGCAATTTCACCTGGAATGCGGGCATGTTCATCTGGACGATCCCAGCCATCTTCAGTGAGCTGTCCCGCCACTGCCCTGCCTTGGCGGACTTTGTTTCCGAGCTCCGTGGTTCCAAGGATTTCTGTGCCACGGTGGAGCGCCAGTTTAGCAAGCTGCCGAAGCTTTCCATTGATTACGCGCTGATGGAGCGCGCCTCGCGGGTGCTGAATATCGAGGCGACCTTTGACTGGGATGACGTGGGCAACTGGACATCCGTGGGCCGTTATTTGAAGTGCGACCCCGAGGGCAACCAGCACAACTGTGCGATGACCCAGATGAATGCCTCCGACAACCTGGTCTTTTCCCAGACTGGGCAGCACATCGCCTTGCTGGGCGTGCAGGATTTGATAGTCGTGGCCTCCAAAGACGCGATTTTGATCACCAGCCGGGCCCAGGCGGAAAGCATCAAAAAGATGGCGGACCTGCTGCCCAAAGAATTGCGCTAA
- a CDS encoding HAD family hydrolase, with protein MRYAFFDLDHTLLPFDTQTLFCNFVLHRHPWRIVLHAWFVPFALGRAVGVVSTATAKRAFLSYLWGMKRAHLRRLARDFAHDCVDTWIYPEMRAEILRHKHQGRKLVLNTASPDFYAEEIAAVLDFDHCVATRFHIGNIVPLRPALIGSNNKREAKIAAMKASVPGVAALTDEQRFHCWAYSDSAADIPLLEFCGNRILVHPSGGLKKHFPQHDVTVVTPRRPYWGKAGDMLSALRQMVGLHGERGPAR; from the coding sequence ATGCGTTACGCCTTTTTCGATCTCGACCACACGTTGCTGCCGTTTGATACACAGACGCTGTTTTGCAATTTCGTGCTGCATCGGCATCCCTGGCGCATCGTTTTGCATGCGTGGTTTGTCCCCTTTGCCCTGGGAAGGGCGGTGGGGGTGGTGAGCACGGCCACTGCGAAGCGGGCCTTTCTTTCCTACCTATGGGGAATGAAACGTGCGCACCTGCGCCGGCTGGCGCGTGACTTTGCCCATGACTGTGTGGATACCTGGATCTACCCGGAAATGCGGGCCGAGATCCTGCGGCATAAACACCAAGGGCGGAAGCTGGTGCTGAATACGGCAAGCCCGGATTTTTATGCCGAAGAAATAGCTGCCGTGCTGGATTTTGATCACTGTGTGGCCACGCGTTTCCACATTGGTAACATCGTGCCGCTGCGACCTGCCCTGATCGGGTCTAACAACAAGCGTGAAGCCAAGATCGCGGCGATGAAAGCTTCTGTGCCGGGAGTCGCCGCGCTGACGGATGAGCAGCGCTTCCATTGCTGGGCCTACAGCGATAGTGCGGCAGACATTCCTCTCCTGGAGTTTTGTGGAAACCGCATCCTCGTGCATCCGAGTGGTGGGCTGAAGAAGCACTTTCCTCAGCATGATGTCACGGTGGTCACCCCACGCCGACCTTACTGGGGAAAGGCGGGGGATATGCTGTCTGCCCTGCGGCAAATGGTGGGTCTGCATGGCGAACGAGGGCCTGCCCGCTAA
- a CDS encoding bifunctional SulP family inorganic anion transporter/carbonic anhydrase, protein MTSINPLSPKTIPRDLTAGLVVFLVALPLCLGVALASNAPLFSGILAGIVGGLLVGMLSGSHTSVSGPAAGLTAVVAAQIAALGSFEAFLVAVVMAGVIQIILGICRAGFIAAFFPSSVIKGLLAAIGVILILKQIPHVLGHDADPMGDKSFIQPDNENTFSELAETWFDIQPGAALVGLLSILLLVFWDKIKVLKKSPVPAPLVVVIFGVAMSMLLRKMGGDWVIETSHLVQVPVSNSPKEFLGFMIFPDFSVLGNPTVYIAAVTIAIVASLETLLNLEAVDKLDPEQRSSPPNRELLAQGIGNVAVGLIGGLPMTSVIVRSSVNINAGVKTKLSAIFHGALLLSCVMFVPTLLNEIPLSALAAILLMTGLKLASPKLLKQMWGEGRSQFLPFIITVVAIVLTDLLVGILIGLGIAIGFILHSNVRRPIRKVMEKHATGDEVLRIELANQVSFFNRATLDETLRSVPRGGHVLLDARNTDYIDPDILDLITDFKDTTAQAHGVQLSLTGFKERYPQLEDRIQFVDFSSREVQDALTPQRVLEIFQEGNDRFLNGTRLSRDLGRQVDATSLGQFPMAVVLGCIDSRAPVELIFDLGLGDVFTIRIAGNIARDKVLGSMEYSCAVAGAKIILVMGHTSCGAVNAAVDLICSHKTAAEATGCVNLDSLITEIQKSVDLSTCKNPDQWLAGEKAAYANEVARRNVLRTMRKVRERSSTIDGLVREGKVAIVGGMYDISTGKVSFFQTSESSSKPLPIAMATAV, encoded by the coding sequence ATGACTAGCATCAATCCCCTCTCGCCCAAAACGATTCCTCGAGACCTCACGGCTGGTCTTGTTGTCTTTCTCGTTGCCCTTCCCCTCTGCCTTGGGGTCGCCCTCGCCTCCAATGCACCACTCTTCTCAGGCATCCTGGCAGGCATTGTTGGCGGTCTTCTCGTCGGCATGCTCAGCGGCTCCCATACCAGCGTCAGCGGCCCTGCCGCAGGTCTGACGGCAGTGGTCGCCGCGCAGATCGCTGCTCTGGGTAGCTTCGAAGCTTTCTTGGTGGCCGTGGTCATGGCAGGGGTCATTCAGATCATCCTTGGCATTTGCCGCGCGGGTTTCATCGCCGCCTTTTTCCCCTCCAGCGTGATCAAAGGCTTGCTGGCCGCCATCGGCGTCATCCTCATTCTGAAACAGATCCCCCACGTGCTCGGTCATGATGCGGACCCCATGGGAGATAAGTCCTTCATCCAGCCAGACAATGAAAACACCTTCTCTGAGTTGGCTGAGACCTGGTTTGACATTCAGCCCGGTGCCGCCCTGGTGGGCCTGCTTTCCATCCTCCTCCTGGTTTTTTGGGATAAGATCAAGGTCCTGAAAAAATCCCCCGTGCCCGCACCGCTGGTGGTCGTTATCTTTGGTGTCGCGATGAGTATGCTCCTCCGCAAGATGGGTGGAGATTGGGTCATCGAGACCAGTCACCTCGTGCAGGTGCCAGTATCGAATTCGCCGAAGGAATTTCTCGGTTTTATGATCTTCCCAGATTTCAGCGTGCTGGGAAATCCCACCGTCTATATCGCGGCAGTGACCATCGCCATCGTCGCTTCCCTGGAGACTTTGCTCAACCTGGAAGCGGTAGACAAGTTGGACCCTGAACAGCGCAGCAGCCCGCCCAACCGCGAGCTTTTGGCCCAGGGCATCGGCAACGTGGCCGTCGGCCTCATCGGTGGCCTGCCCATGACCAGCGTCATCGTCCGCAGTTCCGTGAACATCAATGCAGGCGTGAAGACCAAACTCAGCGCCATCTTCCACGGAGCCCTGCTCCTGAGCTGCGTGATGTTTGTCCCCACTCTGCTCAATGAGATTCCCCTCTCTGCCCTGGCCGCCATTCTTTTGATGACTGGCCTCAAGCTCGCCAGCCCGAAACTCCTCAAGCAGATGTGGGGAGAAGGCCGCAGTCAGTTCCTGCCCTTCATCATCACCGTCGTCGCCATCGTCCTCACAGACCTCCTTGTCGGCATCCTCATCGGCCTCGGCATCGCCATCGGCTTCATCCTTCACAGCAACGTCCGCCGCCCCATCCGCAAGGTCATGGAAAAGCATGCCACCGGCGATGAAGTGCTGCGCATCGAGCTGGCCAACCAGGTCAGCTTCTTCAACCGCGCCACGCTGGACGAAACCCTGCGCAGCGTGCCCCGTGGTGGTCACGTCCTGCTGGATGCCCGTAACACGGACTACATTGATCCGGATATCCTGGATCTCATCACAGACTTCAAGGATACCACCGCCCAAGCTCACGGTGTGCAGCTCAGCCTCACCGGGTTCAAAGAGCGCTATCCGCAGCTCGAAGACCGCATCCAGTTCGTGGACTTCAGCAGCCGCGAAGTGCAGGATGCTCTCACCCCTCAGCGCGTGCTGGAAATCTTCCAGGAGGGCAACGATCGCTTCCTCAATGGCACCCGCCTCAGCCGTGACCTCGGCCGCCAGGTCGATGCCACCTCTCTGGGGCAGTTCCCCATGGCCGTCGTGCTCGGCTGCATTGACTCACGTGCGCCAGTGGAGTTGATCTTTGACCTGGGCCTCGGTGACGTCTTCACCATCCGTATCGCCGGCAACATCGCCCGCGATAAGGTCTTAGGCAGCATGGAATACAGTTGCGCCGTGGCCGGGGCCAAGATCATCCTAGTCATGGGGCACACATCCTGCGGCGCAGTGAATGCCGCTGTGGACCTCATTTGCAGCCACAAGACAGCGGCCGAAGCCACTGGCTGTGTGAACCTAGACTCCTTGATCACCGAGATTCAAAAGTCCGTGGACCTCAGCACCTGCAAGAACCCTGATCAGTGGCTGGCAGGCGAAAAAGCGGCTTACGCCAACGAAGTCGCCCGCCGCAACGTCCTGCGCACCATGCGCAAGGTCCGCGAGCGCAGCTCCACCATTGATGGCCTCGTCCGCGAAGGCAAAGTCGCCATCGTCGGCGGCATGTATGACATCTCCACGGGCAAGGTTTCCTTCTTCCAGACTTCGGAGTCTAGCTCCAAACCGTTGCCCATCGCCATGGCGACGGCGGTCTAA
- a CDS encoding sigma-70 family RNA polymerase sigma factor — protein MPASTAPDPGEVPDSDLVKRCQAGDTRAFDVLVNRYRGRIYAMTYHMIQNETEAWDLAQEAFIKAWRALPRFKLDSSFYTWLYRIAHNVTYDYLRKKRIQGDGEFDDSRTEHKVAAGAETVPHADAAPDTILKNAELGDRIRAAIAQLSPDHRQVIVLREVEGLQYEEIAATIPCSLGTVMSRLFYARKKLQELLKDTYENAN, from the coding sequence ATGCCCGCCTCCACTGCGCCTGATCCTGGCGAAGTCCCGGACTCCGACCTGGTCAAGCGCTGCCAGGCGGGCGACACACGTGCATTTGACGTGCTCGTGAACCGTTACCGGGGGCGGATTTACGCCATGACTTATCACATGATCCAGAACGAAACCGAGGCCTGGGACCTCGCGCAGGAGGCCTTCATCAAGGCCTGGCGCGCCCTGCCGCGTTTCAAGCTGGACTCCAGTTTCTACACCTGGCTGTATCGCATCGCCCACAACGTCACCTACGACTACCTGCGCAAGAAGCGCATCCAGGGCGACGGCGAGTTTGACGACTCCCGCACGGAGCACAAGGTCGCCGCTGGGGCCGAGACCGTGCCGCATGCCGATGCCGCCCCGGACACCATTTTGAAGAATGCGGAACTCGGGGACCGCATTCGTGCCGCCATCGCCCAGCTCAGCCCGGATCATCGGCAGGTGATCGTGCTGCGTGAGGTGGAAGGCCTGCAATATGAGGAAATCGCCGCCACCATCCCTTGCTCCCTGGGCACCGTGATGAGCCGCCTTTTCTACGCCCGAAAGAAACTCCAGGAACTGCTGAAGGACACTTATGAAAACGCCAACTGA
- a CDS encoding peptide chain release factor 3: MSEVAAKAPHEVSRRRTFAIISHPDAGKTTLTEKLLLYGGAVQLAGSVTARKNQRATTSDWMELEKQRGISVSSTVLQFEYKDCVVNLLDTPGHKDFSEDTYRVLTAVDAAVMVIDAGKGIESQTLKLFEVCRRRGVPIFTFMNKLDRPARPPLELLDELERVLGIAACPMNWPLGDGVDFKGVFDRESNQVHLFERTVGGKFRAPVNVKGIEDESVRNALPPLVYQRVVDELDLLEGGGSPFDFEQVRKGQLSPVFYGSAMNNFGVQMMLDRFLEIAPPPAPRMSGEDFIEPTSPAFSGFVFKIQANMNPKHRDRVAFIRIVSGCFQRDMSAVNTRTGTRMRLGNSQRLFAQERETVNEAWAGDVVGLVGNYDLQIGDTLSEENGVKFDEMPTFPPECFAYLHNENTSKFKRFRDGLDQLLKEGVAQPFELPDAAVRIPLLGAVGPLQFDVLKYRLESEYNAEVRLEFAPWTLVRWLKDKDAVVAPKPVRGQVGPPRPALVASYDTTLAQDVYGNWVALFGDKISLGYFESKNSEKFHISPFPIQ, from the coding sequence ATGTCCGAAGTCGCCGCCAAAGCCCCCCACGAAGTCAGCCGCCGCCGCACCTTCGCCATCATTTCCCACCCGGATGCCGGGAAGACCACGCTGACGGAAAAGCTCCTCCTCTACGGCGGGGCCGTGCAGCTTGCGGGCAGCGTCACCGCCCGCAAGAACCAGCGCGCCACCACCTCCGACTGGATGGAGCTGGAAAAGCAGCGCGGTATTTCCGTCTCCTCCACCGTGCTCCAGTTTGAGTATAAGGACTGCGTGGTGAACCTCCTCGACACCCCCGGTCACAAAGACTTCTCGGAAGACACCTACCGCGTGCTCACCGCCGTGGATGCCGCCGTCATGGTCATTGATGCGGGGAAGGGGATCGAAAGCCAGACCCTGAAGCTCTTCGAAGTCTGCCGTCGTCGTGGCGTGCCCATTTTCACCTTCATGAACAAGCTGGACCGCCCCGCGCGCCCACCTTTGGAGCTCCTGGATGAACTGGAGCGCGTGCTCGGCATCGCCGCCTGCCCCATGAACTGGCCCCTTGGCGATGGCGTGGACTTCAAAGGCGTCTTCGACCGCGAGTCAAACCAAGTGCATCTCTTCGAGCGTACCGTCGGCGGCAAGTTCCGCGCTCCGGTGAACGTCAAAGGCATCGAGGATGAAAGCGTTCGCAATGCCCTGCCGCCCCTGGTTTATCAGCGCGTGGTCGATGAGCTTGACCTCCTGGAGGGCGGTGGCTCCCCCTTCGATTTTGAGCAGGTGCGCAAAGGCCAGCTCTCCCCCGTTTTCTACGGCAGCGCCATGAACAACTTCGGCGTGCAGATGATGCTGGATCGGTTCCTGGAGATCGCCCCACCGCCGGCCCCGCGCATGTCGGGTGAGGATTTCATCGAGCCGACCAGCCCCGCCTTCAGTGGCTTCGTTTTCAAGATCCAGGCCAACATGAACCCGAAGCATCGCGACCGCGTGGCCTTCATCCGCATCGTCTCCGGCTGCTTCCAGCGGGACATGAGCGCGGTGAACACCCGCACCGGAACACGCATGCGGTTAGGTAATTCCCAGCGTCTTTTCGCCCAGGAGCGCGAAACAGTCAATGAAGCCTGGGCAGGCGACGTGGTGGGCCTCGTGGGCAACTACGACCTGCAAATCGGCGATACATTGTCTGAAGAAAACGGCGTCAAATTCGACGAGATGCCCACCTTCCCGCCAGAGTGCTTTGCCTACCTGCACAACGAAAACACCTCCAAGTTCAAACGCTTCCGCGATGGCCTGGACCAGCTCCTCAAGGAAGGTGTGGCCCAGCCCTTCGAGCTTCCCGATGCCGCCGTCCGCATACCGCTCCTCGGGGCGGTGGGTCCTCTCCAGTTCGACGTGCTGAAATACCGCCTTGAAAGCGAGTACAATGCCGAAGTGCGCCTGGAATTCGCCCCCTGGACCCTCGTCCGCTGGCTGAAGGACAAGGACGCCGTCGTGGCCCCGAAACCTGTGCGCGGCCAGGTCGGCCCGCCCCGGCCCGCTCTCGTCGCTTCCTATGATACCACCCTCGCTCAGGATGTCTATGGCAACTGGGTGGCCCTGTTTGGCGACAAGATCAGCCTCGGTTACTTCGAGTCCAAGAACAGCGAGAAATTCCACATCAGCCCGTTCCCCATTCAGTAA
- a CDS encoding adenine phosphoribosyltransferase, protein MSPDSLERLRSTIRDVPDFPQPGILFKDITPVLADAQLLKEAIEGMAEIFADQKVDKVVGIDARGFIFGAMIAQRLGAGFVPVRKKGKLPWKTRGVDYSLEYGTNSVEMHLDALAPGERVVLADDLLATGGTAGAALQLIRESGAELLGSVFFIELAFLCGREKLEGMGPIHSLLTF, encoded by the coding sequence ATGTCTCCCGACTCCCTCGAACGCCTCCGCTCCACGATCCGCGATGTGCCGGATTTTCCCCAACCGGGCATCCTTTTCAAAGACATCACGCCGGTGCTGGCGGATGCACAGCTTTTGAAAGAAGCGATCGAAGGCATGGCGGAGATCTTTGCCGACCAGAAGGTGGACAAGGTGGTGGGCATTGATGCGCGCGGGTTCATCTTTGGCGCGATGATTGCCCAGCGGCTGGGCGCGGGCTTTGTGCCGGTGCGTAAAAAGGGCAAGCTACCGTGGAAGACACGCGGCGTGGACTACAGCCTGGAATACGGCACGAACAGCGTGGAGATGCACCTGGACGCCCTGGCCCCCGGTGAGCGGGTGGTGCTGGCGGATGATCTGCTGGCCACGGGCGGCACGGCGGGTGCGGCGCTGCAGCTCATCCGGGAATCGGGCGCGGAGTTGCTGGGCTCGGTCTTTTTCATTGAGCTGGCCTTTCTATGTGGCCGGGAAAAGCTGGAAGGCATGGGTCCGATCCATTCCCTGCTGACATTCTGA